TCGACCTCGAAGCCTTCCAGCTTGCCGCCGGGGCCGGTGAAGTTCCACGGCGCGTAGGCGCCTTCGGTGGCGATCTTGACGGTCTTCTCCTGCGCCGAGGCCCCGCCCATCGCGAGGGCGGCGCCGAGGAGGGCAAGACCGACGGATTTCACGAATTTCATAGTCGTTCCCTTAACTTATGGCTCAGGTGCACCCTGAGCCGTATTCTCCCGCGGCCTTCCGGCCGCGCCGTGAGGCAGTAACGGCCAATCTCCGGAAAAAGGCAAGGGGCCGCCAGGGCTCCTTACACAACCCGCAGGCGGATCTCGCCGAGACCCTCGATGGCGGCCACCATCGTCTGCCCTTGCATGACCGCGCCGACCCCATCCGGGGTCCCGGAGAAGATCACGTCGCCGGGGACGAGCTCGAAATAGGAGGAGAGATAGGCAATCTGCTCGGCGACCGACCAGATCATGTCCGAGAGATCGCTCTTCTGCGTCACGGCGCCGTCCACCGACAGCGAGATGGAGCCTCTCGCCGGGTGGCCGAGCTTCGCCGCCGGATGGATCGGCCCGACCGGACCCGACAGATCCGCCGCCTTGCCGAGCTCCCACGGGCGGCGCAGCTGCTTGGCCTCGTCCTGAAGGTCGCGGCGGGTCATGTCGAGGC
This window of the Microvirga sp. TS319 genome carries:
- a CDS encoding fumarylacetoacetate hydrolase family protein, whose protein sequence is MAHVIPTPPVHTLLVAGSSDLFPVRRVYCVGRNYAAHAREMGGDPTREPPFFFMKPADALQVVPDSETVDHPYPPKTQNYHFEVELVVAIAKGGRDIPVEKALDHVFGYAVGLDMTRRDLQDEAKQLRRPWELGKAADLSGPVGPIHPAAKLGHPARGSISLSVDGAVTQKSDLSDMIWSVAEQIAYLSSYFELVPGDVIFSGTPDGVGAVMQGQTMVAAIEGLGEIRLRVV